A genomic segment from Actinoplanes sichuanensis encodes:
- a CDS encoding RNaseH domain-containing protein → MRYDHIQELVFPLDPTLMTGLLQPYQACTFPTTWKTALTEFLNPGATNGPRRAPLRDLTTAFSTFQPEVIVNDARGDNQLWLGAATKPDDAALTALIHSGVVTTAHAYAKRYPRRQIQLQQLPDLLAGMNPDRDLTWTQVDPVPRPGKTAGDPVFRLLPDLLAAQLVGDNGFSVDHGGVATSRFQRITTTNGAELVSWPPHYHPRRKRRWPWSYVIGLTVQTYPDNPQPHLFVTIGLRRYASGKIFLKNYKRALSVAVKAPAPWYDGHLPPVFARSSMKWRPGAYGKKDGFWDWTDDIVAVLQRYHAQMQLPSPADLANDALRQIPELPQYEAGFETAVFYRTGFRDKHPVGDGVSAHDRWRIFEALRDALTPHLQAVKLTDRVPHVSTPPRPPAKKDGVRIDADKVAAAIGRNITFEIWWQTTTIRDETLAQLSSVLQMPPLTPGPEPDTWNTENHALRVTARARTLADRDLAQKLNTDPKIIKKADRIRAAATNRISNIRDWLFQQPATEPTFTMVELDDGDAFTDEDDPKFATRIGAGRTHRNTQFLTPYTTAEKNKDRRIRIEQCLRELFVRHAGLPARPLKLGLDHETLPATTRVVGLWLVRKNSPQNTAYPIAVCCDPRQPVVKVRLPGDRTWLPMHQAQLRLSTLHGDEALMTPKQVTAFIDDLLEQLNSLNGPTLLISHAQNLRSNWYNTSNGRLRLDELSTSDIHVPATRYPNIRFVRVRTNLNKETSQHFAYAERKEQDPEGKLTTIKTIGLSAGLWRPDSTNSRLFFSTPDKPVTASKTSPRGSRLELRVKKVKDRPDEFVLDIGAEVWNPQLVEYFVAALQPGDNPAPWAAAAHQYRYAAAHYDDPTVLPLPLHLARKAGEYLFPAYQLDASISETAV, encoded by the coding sequence GTGCGCTATGACCACATCCAGGAGCTGGTGTTCCCCCTCGACCCCACCCTGATGACCGGCCTGCTGCAGCCCTACCAGGCATGCACCTTCCCCACCACGTGGAAGACAGCGCTCACCGAATTCCTCAACCCCGGCGCCACCAACGGCCCACGCCGGGCCCCGCTGCGCGACCTGACAACCGCCTTCTCCACCTTCCAACCGGAAGTGATCGTCAACGACGCCCGCGGCGACAACCAACTCTGGCTCGGCGCCGCCACGAAACCCGACGACGCGGCGCTCACCGCACTCATCCACAGCGGCGTAGTCACCACCGCGCACGCATACGCCAAGCGATACCCGCGCCGACAGATACAGCTCCAGCAACTACCGGACCTACTGGCAGGCATGAACCCCGACCGGGACCTGACCTGGACCCAAGTCGACCCGGTGCCACGGCCCGGCAAGACCGCCGGAGACCCCGTCTTTCGGCTGCTACCCGACCTGCTCGCCGCCCAGCTGGTAGGCGACAACGGATTCAGCGTCGACCACGGCGGCGTCGCCACCTCACGATTCCAGCGCATCACCACGACCAACGGCGCCGAACTGGTGTCCTGGCCGCCGCACTACCATCCCCGCCGCAAACGCCGCTGGCCCTGGTCCTACGTCATCGGCCTCACCGTGCAGACCTACCCCGACAACCCGCAGCCGCACCTGTTCGTCACCATCGGCCTACGCCGATACGCCAGCGGCAAAATCTTCCTCAAGAACTACAAACGCGCGCTCTCCGTCGCCGTCAAGGCACCCGCCCCCTGGTACGACGGCCACCTGCCACCGGTATTCGCCCGCTCCAGCATGAAATGGCGACCCGGCGCCTACGGCAAGAAAGACGGCTTCTGGGACTGGACCGACGACATCGTCGCCGTCCTGCAGCGCTACCACGCCCAGATGCAGCTCCCCAGCCCCGCTGACCTCGCTAACGACGCCCTGCGACAGATCCCCGAACTGCCGCAGTACGAGGCCGGCTTCGAAACCGCCGTCTTCTATCGCACCGGCTTCAGAGACAAACACCCCGTCGGTGACGGAGTATCCGCCCACGACCGCTGGCGGATCTTCGAGGCACTCCGCGACGCCCTCACCCCCCACCTCCAAGCCGTCAAACTCACCGACCGCGTACCCCACGTCAGCACCCCACCCCGGCCGCCGGCCAAGAAGGACGGCGTCCGCATCGACGCCGACAAGGTCGCCGCCGCCATCGGCCGCAACATCACCTTCGAGATCTGGTGGCAGACCACCACCATCCGCGACGAAACACTCGCACAGCTGAGCAGCGTGCTTCAGATGCCACCCCTGACCCCCGGACCAGAACCGGACACCTGGAACACCGAAAACCACGCACTGCGAGTCACCGCACGCGCCCGCACCCTCGCCGACCGCGACCTCGCGCAGAAACTGAACACCGACCCCAAGATCATCAAAAAGGCTGATCGGATCCGGGCCGCCGCCACCAACCGGATCAGCAACATCCGCGACTGGCTCTTCCAGCAGCCCGCTACCGAACCCACCTTCACGATGGTCGAACTCGACGACGGCGACGCGTTCACCGACGAAGACGACCCCAAATTCGCCACCCGCATCGGGGCCGGCCGCACCCACCGCAACACCCAGTTCCTCACCCCATACACCACAGCGGAGAAAAATAAAGATCGCCGCATCCGCATCGAGCAGTGCCTGAGAGAGCTGTTCGTCCGCCACGCCGGCCTCCCGGCACGCCCCCTGAAACTCGGCCTCGACCACGAGACACTGCCCGCCACCACCCGAGTCGTCGGCCTCTGGCTCGTCCGCAAGAACAGCCCGCAAAACACCGCCTACCCCATCGCCGTCTGCTGCGACCCCCGCCAGCCCGTCGTCAAAGTCCGACTACCCGGCGACCGCACGTGGCTGCCCATGCACCAAGCACAGCTACGCCTGAGCACCCTCCACGGCGACGAAGCGCTCATGACCCCCAAACAGGTCACCGCCTTCATCGACGACCTGCTCGAACAACTCAACTCCCTCAACGGCCCAACGCTGCTGATCAGCCACGCGCAGAACCTGCGCAGCAACTGGTACAACACCTCCAACGGCAGACTGCGCCTCGACGAGCTCAGCACCAGCGACATCCACGTCCCCGCAACGCGATACCCCAACATCCGGTTCGTCCGCGTCCGCACGAACCTCAACAAAGAGACCTCGCAACACTTCGCCTACGCCGAACGCAAAGAACAAGACCCCGAAGGCAAACTGACAACCATCAAGACTATCGGGCTCAGCGCCGGCCTATGGCGACCCGACAGCACGAACAGTCGACTCTTCTTCAGCACACCCGACAAACCCGTCACCGCCTCAAAGACCTCACCCCGAGGATCCCGCCTCGAGCTACGCGTCAAGAAGGTCAAAGACCGACCCGATGAGTTCGTCCTCGACATCGGTGCCGAAGTCTGGAACCCCCAACTCGTCGAATACTTCGTCGCCGCGCTGCAACCCGGCGACAACCCCGCACCATGGGCGGCAGCAGCCCACCAATACCGCTACGCCGCCGCGCACTACGACGACCCGACAGTCCTACCTCTACCGCTGCATTTGGCCCGCAAAGCGGGTGAGTACCTATTCCCTGCGTATCAGCTCGATGCCAGCATCAGCGAAACCGCTGTGTAG
- a CDS encoding ATP-dependent nuclease produces MQLESVAVSGFRSLEEVDCIPLGKPTILTGHNDGGKTATLDAIAFLLGAYTLRDADRTFSRHTHGDPAGDMRRTDESQDTGAAADEAGQRVAHTWVDGIFVLSPTEQSDLGLPQRVRIRRFAAQEQSPVLQILLNVPADSELRDLDSLKVADLKDLATKYDLNAEKAPSNKAGWIELLQAFADKAPHVDDWIDAPSNVQQRLPRLLRFGGEQASVDAAVKTILNARYKVHFEAPEMHVRIRALETELSDLLKDDAADLCKHIMDRCPDLTEVEVLPDVSFSGAFKSARLQLARTGGEAVAVDAAGAGRARRISLAVWEWASEVLQTETEPAPTNPGSADAGNDANDHQEAQPDVVILYDEPDTHLDYSHQRRVMQLIRQQCHLPQIRMMIATHSMNLIDGVDIASIVHLTLRHNRTVMERLADESGHEETDRHLAHIAAALGLRNSVLLHERLFVGVEGPTEQQSIPVLFKLATGIPLQSAGIALWACNNNEGALMFAKFLASHDRRVAVLIDADSLKSQKIFGDDKFKKYGLDPNRDRLLIGGEDRELEYLFTDEQWAAVANSKWPRTDNEPWTPDVIANKRSEKKFSEALLTDFKTSSLDGPQTKPEMVYELVATFRAPGDVPEELHQHFLALIELANPADS; encoded by the coding sequence ATGCAACTCGAGTCCGTCGCAGTGTCTGGGTTCCGGAGTCTGGAGGAGGTCGACTGCATTCCCCTCGGCAAGCCCACCATCCTCACTGGCCACAATGACGGTGGAAAGACGGCCACCCTCGATGCCATCGCCTTTCTTCTCGGCGCTTACACTCTGCGAGACGCTGACAGGACCTTCTCCCGGCATACCCACGGTGACCCTGCAGGTGACATGCGCCGCACCGATGAGTCGCAGGACACCGGAGCGGCAGCCGACGAGGCTGGGCAACGAGTCGCTCACACGTGGGTCGACGGAATATTCGTCCTGAGCCCGACGGAGCAATCGGACCTCGGGCTGCCGCAGCGCGTACGGATCCGGCGGTTCGCCGCACAGGAACAGTCGCCGGTGCTCCAAATTCTCCTCAACGTCCCCGCAGATTCGGAACTCCGCGACCTAGACAGCCTGAAAGTCGCAGACCTGAAGGACCTGGCCACAAAGTACGACCTAAATGCTGAGAAGGCGCCATCGAACAAGGCTGGCTGGATTGAGCTGTTGCAGGCCTTTGCAGATAAGGCTCCTCACGTCGATGACTGGATCGACGCGCCCTCGAATGTTCAACAGCGACTGCCTCGGCTGCTGAGATTCGGAGGTGAACAAGCATCGGTCGACGCGGCGGTGAAGACGATCCTCAACGCCCGTTACAAGGTGCACTTCGAGGCGCCTGAGATGCACGTTCGCATCCGAGCGCTGGAGACGGAACTCAGTGACCTGCTGAAGGACGACGCTGCCGACCTGTGCAAACACATCATGGATCGATGCCCCGATCTAACCGAAGTCGAGGTTCTTCCGGACGTCTCCTTCTCCGGCGCGTTCAAATCTGCGCGTCTTCAGCTTGCCCGCACCGGCGGAGAAGCCGTTGCCGTAGACGCCGCCGGCGCAGGACGGGCCCGGCGTATCAGCTTGGCAGTGTGGGAGTGGGCCAGCGAAGTCCTCCAGACCGAAACCGAACCGGCCCCCACCAACCCCGGTTCAGCAGACGCCGGCAACGACGCGAACGACCATCAGGAGGCCCAGCCCGACGTCGTGATCCTCTACGACGAGCCCGATACTCACCTGGACTACTCGCATCAGCGGCGCGTGATGCAGTTGATCCGCCAGCAGTGCCACCTGCCCCAAATCCGCATGATGATTGCCACCCACTCGATGAACCTGATCGATGGAGTCGATATCGCCTCCATCGTGCATCTCACCTTGCGCCACAACCGCACCGTGATGGAACGACTCGCTGACGAGTCAGGGCATGAGGAAACAGATCGGCACCTCGCGCACATCGCGGCGGCTCTCGGCCTTCGCAACAGCGTGCTCCTGCACGAGAGACTGTTTGTCGGAGTCGAAGGGCCAACAGAGCAACAATCAATCCCTGTGCTGTTTAAGCTGGCCACCGGAATTCCTCTACAGTCTGCTGGAATTGCGCTCTGGGCCTGCAACAACAACGAAGGTGCACTTATGTTCGCGAAGTTTCTCGCGAGTCACGACCGCCGAGTCGCTGTCCTTATCGATGCAGACAGCCTCAAGAGCCAGAAGATCTTCGGTGATGACAAGTTCAAGAAGTACGGTCTCGATCCGAATCGAGACCGCCTTCTGATCGGCGGAGAAGACAGAGAGTTGGAGTATCTTTTCACCGACGAGCAATGGGCGGCAGTGGCAAATTCTAAATGGCCGCGAACCGACAATGAGCCATGGACCCCTGACGTGATCGCGAATAAACGCTCAGAGAAAAAGTTCAGTGAGGCGTTATTGACCGATTTCAAGACTTCCAGCCTTGACGGTCCGCAGACCAAGCCGGAAATGGTGTACGAGCTCGTTGCAACCTTCAGGGCGCCAGGGGATGTACCCGAAGAGCTTCACCAGCATTTCTTGGCACTGATCGAGCTAGCCAACCCCGCCGATTCGTGA
- a CDS encoding DEAD/DEAH box helicase has protein sequence MFNRGIDTLLGALPTISGLDTGQIRRMLTAAWLDTTAPRLGTGPTATIPVQTLRRLATALEVHAILPDQTPPAMVQACAFVAAEALTIAHEGAAASAPAIPDAAATNPPAQFWLFGTERTFEQVEAALLYLIAGYDANAALTVIDIGADDLGDDNDEGPIATWAVQRILHLCRLTPATDDEPPTLTAQLPSARLRVRHEFWRRIGQHITEHLNWITFRDGGDPEAGSALRALASRLENRDQVPPRPAAHPDLYHLLLLLAAACDETGGRALRTVPRPPSDAGDRFGNYQRQRATTRPLLWPAAQEYAQQALPGPHAHAVVAVPTNSGKSAVAELAISQALTRGWVLYLAPTNALVGQIRRQTADMFGRATAREFIGGAEYTQLASESLEHIEDQQVLVMTPEKCSLALRQNPEAFTTLALCVFDEAHLLGDRTRGVIAELVIAEIMHRAHQAQLLLMSALIANPAELGAWLTQATGTPTIVIDEPWRPTRTLRAIAGIDRARGNTEARAAYNRLLQLPQHRKRQRFDAPIALLAGLQGAWASHAADDYTLIQTDIGAPVAVNRDRKWEPDGYCTPATAAIVQRLGDRGDKVLAFLPRSKHDSFTAARLTNFAETQLNTVVEALLHLAEIELGAPTALRDHLQRGVAVHTSALIREEQRASEVAFEHGNATAMYATGTMAQGLNLPATAVVIGGTEIGYDTTSSLQQRRDQTRAQLLNAIGRAGRAHIAPRSMAVVVPNKALVLSSAADANKAVRRAEFLQDEDASSELSSALDGLIADVMSGELAVDTLTAAEHTAFSFLIFEDGDENETRQVVAKSWAVHRVHAQSLVPEITRVLGSAGNAFLRTAGAPPWVALAAHQSGIALPETTSLYHGLRTFLAAATGPNTIPNWADVMLDLLSQLPGPQLERLLTNAPYGTSRLANIYSDSNTARTHAWTAYRTALQAWLAGNPIISIADHIHTKPVAANAKRGAQDPLPRTIAITSDAFRFGLPLVAGALAAITTLGREHDPEGPWRLPDDALRSLNLLPLAVRSGANSPEVLGWIRAGVHTRVAAHQLHRLLPAPPGQSDDDLRRWASGRLNELFDDALPGLTTPEQDQMIHALRLVREAR, from the coding sequence ATGTTCAACCGCGGTATCGACACACTGCTCGGCGCGCTACCAACAATCTCCGGCCTTGATACCGGCCAGATCCGACGGATGCTCACAGCAGCGTGGCTCGACACCACCGCACCAAGGCTCGGCACCGGCCCCACCGCGACCATCCCAGTCCAGACCCTACGCAGGCTTGCCACAGCCCTAGAAGTCCACGCGATCCTGCCCGACCAGACCCCTCCGGCCATGGTCCAAGCCTGCGCCTTTGTCGCAGCGGAAGCCCTCACCATCGCCCACGAAGGGGCCGCAGCCAGCGCCCCCGCAATTCCAGACGCCGCTGCTACAAACCCACCAGCCCAGTTCTGGCTGTTCGGCACGGAACGCACCTTCGAACAAGTCGAAGCCGCCCTGCTATACCTGATCGCCGGCTACGACGCCAACGCCGCGCTGACCGTCATAGACATCGGCGCCGATGACCTCGGCGATGACAACGACGAAGGCCCGATCGCGACATGGGCCGTACAGCGGATTCTGCACCTATGCCGGCTAACGCCCGCCACTGACGACGAGCCGCCCACCCTAACAGCGCAGCTTCCGTCGGCCCGGCTCCGAGTACGCCACGAGTTCTGGCGCCGCATCGGCCAACACATCACTGAGCACCTCAACTGGATCACATTCCGCGACGGCGGCGATCCTGAAGCCGGCAGCGCTCTACGTGCCCTCGCCAGCCGACTCGAGAACCGTGATCAGGTGCCCCCACGGCCAGCCGCCCATCCCGACCTATACCACCTGCTACTCCTGCTGGCGGCCGCATGCGATGAAACCGGAGGCCGAGCACTACGCACCGTACCGCGACCACCCAGCGACGCTGGCGACCGCTTCGGCAACTACCAACGCCAACGCGCCACCACAAGGCCACTACTCTGGCCGGCAGCCCAAGAATACGCTCAACAAGCACTGCCCGGCCCGCACGCTCATGCGGTAGTGGCCGTACCCACAAACTCCGGCAAATCAGCCGTCGCCGAACTCGCCATCAGCCAGGCACTAACCCGAGGCTGGGTGCTCTACCTAGCACCAACCAACGCACTAGTCGGCCAAATTCGCCGCCAAACAGCAGACATGTTCGGCCGGGCAACAGCCCGCGAGTTCATCGGCGGCGCCGAATACACCCAACTTGCCAGCGAGTCACTCGAACACATCGAAGACCAGCAAGTCCTCGTCATGACACCCGAAAAATGCTCCCTCGCACTACGACAGAACCCCGAGGCCTTCACCACCCTGGCACTCTGTGTCTTCGACGAAGCCCACCTTCTCGGAGACCGCACGCGCGGCGTCATCGCCGAACTAGTCATCGCTGAAATCATGCACCGCGCCCACCAAGCCCAACTCCTATTGATGTCAGCCCTGATCGCCAACCCCGCCGAACTCGGCGCCTGGCTAACCCAGGCAACCGGCACCCCCACCATCGTGATCGACGAGCCCTGGAGACCCACCCGTACCCTACGAGCCATCGCGGGCATCGACCGCGCCCGGGGAAACACCGAAGCCAGAGCCGCATACAACCGACTGCTGCAACTACCACAGCACCGCAAGAGACAACGTTTCGACGCACCTATCGCCCTACTCGCCGGCTTGCAAGGAGCCTGGGCGAGTCACGCGGCCGACGACTATACCCTAATCCAGACTGATATCGGCGCACCCGTCGCCGTCAACCGCGACCGCAAATGGGAACCCGACGGTTACTGCACCCCAGCGACCGCAGCGATCGTCCAACGCCTCGGCGACCGCGGCGACAAAGTCCTCGCGTTCCTGCCACGCAGCAAACACGACAGCTTCACCGCTGCCCGCCTCACCAACTTCGCTGAGACCCAGCTGAACACCGTTGTAGAAGCCCTCCTACACCTGGCAGAAATCGAACTTGGCGCACCAACGGCATTACGCGACCACCTACAACGAGGCGTAGCCGTACACACCAGTGCCCTGATCCGTGAAGAACAGCGCGCCAGCGAGGTCGCCTTCGAACACGGCAACGCCACCGCCATGTACGCCACCGGAACCATGGCCCAAGGCCTCAACCTGCCAGCCACCGCCGTCGTTATCGGCGGAACCGAAATCGGCTACGACACCACCAGCAGCCTGCAGCAACGCCGCGACCAAACCCGAGCGCAGCTACTTAACGCGATCGGACGAGCTGGACGCGCCCACATCGCCCCTCGCTCGATGGCTGTCGTAGTACCCAACAAAGCTCTCGTCCTCAGTTCCGCAGCAGACGCCAACAAAGCCGTCCGACGGGCAGAATTCCTCCAGGACGAAGACGCCTCCTCCGAACTGAGCAGCGCCCTCGACGGCCTCATCGCCGACGTTATGTCCGGCGAGCTTGCAGTCGACACCCTGACTGCTGCCGAGCACACCGCCTTCAGCTTCCTCATCTTCGAAGACGGCGACGAAAACGAAACCCGCCAAGTGGTAGCCAAGAGCTGGGCAGTACACCGAGTCCACGCCCAATCTCTGGTCCCCGAAATCACTCGCGTGCTGGGCAGCGCCGGCAACGCGTTCCTCCGCACGGCTGGCGCCCCACCATGGGTTGCACTAGCGGCCCACCAATCCGGTATAGCCCTGCCTGAAACCACCTCGCTCTACCACGGCCTGCGTACCTTCCTCGCGGCTGCAACCGGACCAAACACCATCCCCAACTGGGCCGACGTAATGCTCGATCTGCTCAGCCAACTGCCCGGACCACAACTTGAGCGACTTCTGACCAACGCCCCGTACGGCACCAGCCGACTGGCCAACATCTACTCCGACAGCAACACCGCCCGAACCCACGCCTGGACCGCCTACCGAACTGCACTACAAGCCTGGCTCGCTGGCAACCCCATCATTTCTATCGCCGACCACATCCACACCAAACCCGTCGCCGCCAACGCTAAGCGTGGAGCACAGGACCCGCTACCACGAACTATTGCGATCACCAGCGACGCTTTCCGCTTCGGTCTACCACTAGTCGCTGGCGCACTCGCCGCAATCACCACGCTCGGCCGCGAACATGACCCCGAGGGCCCCTGGCGCCTGCCGGACGACGCGCTCCGAAGCCTGAACCTGCTCCCACTTGCAGTACGTTCAGGCGCCAATTCACCGGAAGTCTTGGGCTGGATCCGCGCCGGAGTCCACACCCGTGTTGCGGCCCACCAACTTCACCGGCTGCTCCCAGCGCCGCCCGGCCAGTCCGACGACGACCTCCGCCGATGGGCCTCTGGCCGCCTCAACGAATTGTTCGACGACGCACTCCCTGGCCTGACCACCCCAGAACAAGACCAAATGATCCATGCACTGCGCCTCGTCCGTGAGGCTCGGTGA
- a CDS encoding RNA polymerase sigma factor, with protein MSGQDVESLARIASAGDLAALNVLLVTVRPEVLRVCSRLLTNREDAEEACQDTLLAVARGLPRFEGRSAFRTWMFRIATNRARSARCGDRADARTGRDDGLADIADVRRTSVVATTRVDLLEALKQLRPELAEALALRDVVGLSCSEIAVLHHVPEGTVKSRLHQARRQLRIRLTA; from the coding sequence ATGTCTGGTCAGGATGTTGAAAGCCTCGCCCGGATCGCGTCCGCAGGCGATCTGGCGGCGCTTAATGTGCTCCTCGTGACGGTCCGGCCGGAGGTTCTCCGGGTGTGCAGCCGCCTGTTGACCAATCGCGAGGACGCCGAGGAGGCATGCCAGGACACCCTGCTGGCGGTGGCCCGGGGGCTGCCCCGCTTCGAGGGCCGCAGCGCTTTCCGGACCTGGATGTTCCGGATCGCCACCAACCGGGCTCGCTCGGCGCGCTGCGGGGACCGGGCGGACGCCCGCACCGGCCGCGACGACGGACTCGCTGACATCGCGGACGTGCGGCGAACCAGCGTGGTCGCCACGACCCGGGTAGACCTGCTCGAGGCCCTGAAGCAGCTACGGCCGGAACTGGCCGAGGCGCTGGCGTTGCGGGACGTGGTGGGGCTCAGCTGCTCAGAGATCGCCGTACTGCACCACGTTCCGGAAGGGACGGTGAAGTCCCGGCTCCATCAGGCCCGGCGGCAACTGCGCATACGCCTGACAGCCTGA
- a CDS encoding glycosyltransferase, with protein MPFTHLLRLTDDTGLFEHARHATVRREHGYCTDDVARGLVVTSREPDPSTDILRLAERYLAFLTHAQSTDGAFHNRLDFNRTWTDQPGVGDWWGRALWGLGTAAARSPARWIRQEALLAFTLGASCRSTDPRAMAFAALGAAELLRADPGNETAAELLADATIAIGTPGPDPHWPWPEEKLTYANAALAEALIAAGDLLDDPPALAAGLRMLTWLLTIQVSDGHLSVLPSAGWQHGGPRLHHDQQPIEVAALADACATAAAVTGGRNWHTGVHRSIAWFLGDNDIGQAMWDPATGGGYDGLTLHGPNLNQGAESTLALISTLQHHTASEGQNPRARLGHRTAPRGVISAAATPRP; from the coding sequence GTGCCCTTCACCCACCTGCTGCGGCTCACCGACGACACCGGCCTGTTCGAACACGCCCGGCACGCCACTGTCCGCCGCGAGCACGGTTACTGCACCGATGACGTCGCCCGGGGTCTCGTCGTGACCAGCCGCGAGCCGGACCCGTCCACTGACATCCTCCGGCTCGCCGAGCGGTATCTGGCGTTCCTCACCCACGCCCAGAGCACCGACGGCGCCTTCCACAACCGGCTGGACTTCAACCGGACCTGGACCGATCAGCCAGGCGTCGGCGACTGGTGGGGCCGCGCCCTCTGGGGCCTGGGAACAGCCGCCGCACGCTCGCCGGCCCGGTGGATCCGCCAGGAAGCGCTCCTCGCCTTCACTCTGGGAGCCTCCTGCCGATCCACCGACCCGCGGGCGATGGCCTTCGCCGCGCTCGGCGCCGCCGAACTTCTCCGGGCCGATCCCGGCAACGAGACGGCCGCCGAGCTTCTGGCCGACGCCACGATCGCCATCGGGACGCCCGGTCCCGACCCGCACTGGCCATGGCCGGAGGAAAAGCTCACCTACGCCAATGCCGCCCTCGCCGAAGCCCTCATCGCCGCCGGCGACCTCCTCGACGACCCACCAGCCCTGGCCGCCGGCTTGCGGATGCTGACGTGGCTGCTGACGATCCAGGTCAGTGACGGTCATCTGTCGGTCCTGCCGTCCGCGGGATGGCAGCACGGCGGTCCACGGCTGCACCACGACCAGCAACCGATCGAGGTGGCGGCGCTGGCGGACGCCTGCGCCACCGCCGCCGCCGTCACCGGCGGCCGGAACTGGCACACGGGGGTGCACCGGTCCATCGCCTGGTTCCTCGGTGACAACGACATCGGCCAGGCCATGTGGGACCCGGCGACCGGCGGCGGCTACGACGGACTGACGCTGCACGGACCGAACCTCAACCAGGGCGCCGAGTCCACCCTCGCCCTCATCTCCACCCTCCAGCACCACACCGCGAGCGAGGGTCAGAACCCGCGAGCGCGTCTCGGTCACAGAACGGCGCCGCGGGGCGTAATCTCCGCTGCGGCGACTCCGCGACCGTAG
- a CDS encoding glycosyltransferase has protein sequence MTIRYGFLSTHPPTRCGLATFNAALSTHLSEVAGPSGIVRVAAHGDDIRPTPGVVHTWMDTAPSGWRDSAEVLNTFDVAVVQHEYGIYPGRDGGEVLSVLRRLTVPSIVVLHTVLTNPTPRQKSLLEQIAAAAGAVVTITEAAHDRLLLGYAVDAAKVSVIPHGASDYTGGPARRHDNRPHLLTWGLLGPGKGIEWALRALARLRNLDPAPVYTVAGRTHPKVVEQHGEAYRASLHRLGAALGVAHDVHYESAYLDNAALGDLICSADVVVLPYDSTEQVTSGVLVEAVAARIPVVATAFPHAVELLTDGPGLLVPHKSPAALATAVRKILTKPALAAELRKRSGHAEPAVRWPAVALRYQQLASTLVGAGVRPVTAAGV, from the coding sequence ATGACCATCAGGTACGGATTCCTCAGCACCCACCCGCCCACTCGGTGCGGCCTGGCGACTTTCAACGCCGCGCTCTCCACTCACCTCAGTGAGGTCGCCGGGCCGAGCGGCATCGTCCGGGTCGCCGCGCACGGCGACGACATCAGACCCACACCCGGTGTGGTGCACACCTGGATGGACACCGCACCGTCCGGCTGGCGTGACAGCGCCGAAGTGCTGAACACCTTCGACGTCGCCGTCGTCCAGCATGAGTACGGCATCTACCCCGGCCGCGACGGCGGAGAAGTCCTGTCCGTACTACGCCGGCTCACCGTGCCGAGCATCGTCGTCCTGCACACCGTACTGACCAATCCCACCCCGAGGCAGAAATCGCTGCTCGAACAGATCGCCGCCGCCGCCGGCGCGGTCGTGACCATCACCGAGGCGGCCCACGACCGGCTCCTTCTCGGCTATGCCGTGGACGCGGCGAAGGTGAGCGTCATCCCGCACGGCGCCTCCGACTACACCGGGGGACCGGCCCGCCGCCACGACAACCGGCCGCATCTGCTCACCTGGGGCCTGCTGGGCCCGGGAAAGGGCATCGAGTGGGCCCTGCGCGCCCTGGCCCGCCTGCGGAACCTCGATCCGGCACCGGTCTACACCGTGGCCGGCCGAACCCACCCCAAGGTCGTCGAACAGCACGGCGAGGCGTACCGGGCGAGCCTGCACCGGCTCGGGGCGGCTCTCGGCGTCGCGCATGACGTGCACTACGAGTCGGCGTACCTCGACAACGCGGCACTCGGCGACCTGATCTGCTCCGCCGACGTCGTCGTATTGCCGTACGACTCCACCGAACAGGTCACCTCAGGCGTCCTCGTCGAGGCGGTGGCAGCCCGGATTCCGGTCGTCGCGACCGCCTTCCCGCACGCGGTGGAGCTGCTCACCGACGGGCCCGGCCTGCTCGTGCCGCACAAAAGCCCGGCGGCCCTGGCGACCGCGGTCCGGAAGATCCTCACCAAGCCCGCTCTGGCGGCCGAACTACGAAAGCGCAGCGGCCACGCCGAACCGGCAGTCCGGTGGCCCGCAGTCGCCCTGCGCTACCAGCAACTCGCCTCGACACTCGTCGGCGCCGGCGTCCGCCCGGTCACGGCGGCCGGCGTATGA